CAAACTGAAAAAATGATGTTACGTGCCAAGAGCTATAAGCCAATTATATTCCCGCATAAGCGGAATCCCGGAGAGATGCCCGAGCTGGCCGAAGGGGCACGACTGGAAATCGTGTGTACCGGGAAACCGGTACCGAGGGTTCGAATCCCTCTCTCTCCGCCAGAAAATTGAGCAAGGCTCAATTTTACTCGTAGCTTATAACGATGAGCTTTTGGCTGGTGGTTTTTGTTACCAGTATGTTGTAACCTAAGAATATCGGCGAGAGTGCCTTATGCAGGACTCTGCGTCTATCAATAGCCAGTATTGATAGCTGGGTCCTGCGCATTGGAGGGTTGCAAACCCCGTCAGGTCCGGGAGGAAGCAGCGGTAGTAACCTTATCTGGTGTCGCAGTAAACCTAGCTATCAATAGTGGCTGTTGGGTGGCAGGGAGCTACCCTGCCACCCCTTTCCTATTAAGTATGGATTTTCAATCTATGTGGATCTTCCCCAATTTAGTTGGTGGAGTTGAGAGGATTAAAGGGGTCAAAATGAAGGGTTTTAGGATTCCAGGATTCTAGGGCTTGCGGCGAGCTCAGCCGAGCGGTTCTAGTGTATTTCACTCGACCACTGGACCCCTTGGCCCCTGGAACCCTGGATCTATTGGCCCCTGGAACCCTATGAGATGAATCCCTGGGCACTTTTTAACGGCTTTTTTGGAGATTAACCACTTATGCCTTACCTTGTCCTGGCAAGAAAATGGCGACCGCAGATATTTGAAGAACTGGTGGGTCAGGACCATGTAACCAAGACCCTCCAAAACGCCATCTCTACCAGCAGATTGGCCCATGCCTTCCTATTTACCGGGCCCAGGGGGGTGGGGAAGACCTCGGCGGCCAGGATATTGGCCAAGGCGGTGAATTGCCAACAGGGTCCCACTCCAAGGCCATGTAACCAATGTGAGAACTGTAAAGAGATAGCTAACACCAACTCTATCGATGTGTTGGAGATCGACGGGGCATCCAATACTGGGGTGGACAATGTGCGAGAACTTCGGGAGAACGTCAAGTACCTACCGGGCAAAAGCAAGTACAAGATCTACATCATCGATGAGGTCCATATGCTCTCCACCAGCGCCTTCAATGCCCTGTTGAAGACCTTAGAGGAGCCACCTCCCCATGTCCTGTTCATCTTTGCCACCACGGAACCCCATAAGATCCCCCTTACCATACTCTCCCGTTGTCAGAGGTTTGACTTCAAGAGAGTCCCCTTAGCCCTGATCTTTGAAAAGCTGAAAGAGATTGCGATTGCCGAAGGAGTGAGGATAAGCGATGATACCTTGATGCTCATCGCCCGTGAGGCAGAGGGGAGCATGAGGGATGCCCAGAGCCTCCTCGATCAGGCCATCTCCTATGGGGGAGAGGAGGTAAAGGGAGAGGATGTCTTAGACCTGCTGGGAATAACAGATCGAAAGATACTTTTTGACATCTCCGCTGCCATCATCCAAGGAGATGCAAAAACGTGCCTGTATCTTGTAGATGAACTTTATAAAATCGGTTATGATCTTGGGCAGTTTTGCAAAGATCTCCTGAACCATTTTCGAAACCTCCTGGTGGTGAAGATAGAAGGGGGAGAAAGCCCCATCTTAAATGTACCTGATCATGAGGCCAATGACCTTTTGGATCAGGCAGCGGGGGTGGGTTTTGAGGATCTGTACAGGTGGTTTCAGATCCTTTTGAAGGGAGAAGAGTTGATGGCCCGCAGCCCCTTCCCCAAGGTCGTCTTGGAAATGACTTTGGTGGAGATGGCGCGCCTCAGGTCTTTGCTCCCTGCAGAAGAGATCTTATCAAGGGTGGAGAGGTTAGAGGGCGCCCTCTCCCAAGGGATAGAGGGGGCAGAAGGGCCTCCCCTTGGACCAGTGGAGCAAAGGGAAGGTGGGCGAGTAAAGCAGGAGAATCTGCAAGACACCCCCACTGTGCAGCAAATGGGAAGGGAATTAGGGCAGGAAGACCTGGGGCAATGGGAGGACTTTCTTAAATTTTTGCGGGGTGAGAATCCCATCCTTGCCTCCTTTTTAAATCAGGGACGTCCTGTGCGCCTGGATGATTCTTCCATGGAGATAGGGTTCGCCAGGGGCTCCTTCGCCCTTGACAGGGTCTCCGAACCCGGTACTTTGAAGTCATTGGAGGAAGTATCCCAGCGCTATTTCAAAAAAGAGGTGAAGGTAAAGATTACATCCATAGACCCTACTGGCAAGGCAAATGGAGATCCAAATACTTTGGCTCAAGATGAAGAGACCGATTTGACGAGGCACCTGAAAAAGGAGGCCCTGGCGAACCCCGTTGTAAAGGAGGTTGTTGAGATCTTTAAGGGGCGGATAGTTGGGGTTAAGGTAAAAGAGGGGTCTTGATCATGAGGAGGTGGTGAGATGAGCAAGGGGTTGGGGGATTTGATGAAACAGGCCCAAAAGCTGCAGGCTAAGATGATGGAGGTCCAGGAAGAACTGGCGACAAAGACGGTGGAGACCACAGCAGGGGGGGGCATGGTCACGGTGGTGGTCAATGGTAAGCAGCAGATATTGTCCATTAAGATAGATCCGGAGGTGGTAGATCGCCAGGAGATAGAGATGCTTCAGGACCTGATCGTCGCCGCGATGAATGAAGGGATAAGGAGGTCGCAGGAGATGTTGGCCGAGGAGATGAAGAAGATAACGGGTGGCCTGGCCATCCCAGGTTTGATCTAATATGTCCACTTATGCCCCAGCAGTAGAAGCTCTGATAACTGAGCTTTCCAAGCTCCCGGGTATCGGTAAGAAGACCGCTACAAGGCTCGCCTTTCATATACTCCGTTCATCTAAGGAAGACGCCCAGGCCTTAGCGGGGAGTATCCTGCGGGTGAAGGAGAGGATAGGGCTCTGCCGGATCTGTTTTAATATCGCTGAAGGAGAGGTGTGCAGTATTTGCAGCAACCACCAGAGGGATCATTCTCTCTTGTGTGTGGTAGAGGAACCGAATGACCTCATGGCCATAGAGGCAGCAGGGATATTTCGAGGGGTCTACCATGTGCTGCACGGGGTCATATCCCCTTTGGATGGGGTGGGACCGCGGGAGTTGAAGATAGAGGAACTCTTGCAGAGATTGAAACAAGGCGGGGTCGCAGAGGTCATCTTGGCTACTAACCCTACAGTAGAGGGTGATGCCACCTCCCTTTACCTCGCCAAGGTCATCAAGCCCTTTGGAATAAAGGTAACCCGCATTGCTCAGGGGATACCGGCAGGGGGGGACATCGAGTATGTGGATGGAAAGACCATGAGCAAATCCCTGGATGGAAGGAGGGAGATGTAAAGACCTTTACAAGTTATCTTATTCAGGGCAATGAGCAAAAAAGTTGCGGAAATATCAGAGAACAACAAATCTGAAAGGCTTTTCACTAATATGATTACGTTTTAACAAAGGTAGGTGAAAACAAAAAATTTTTTTATTGACTTTTTGGTGAATCAACGTTAACGTTAACATTAAATAGGCTTTCAAAGATTGGAGGCAGAGTTCGCATAAATTTTTGGCAATAGTTGCCCATCTAACAGTTGAGAGAGAATGGGGAAAGAATGATTGAGATAAGGCTTCATGGCAGGGGAGGGCAGGGGGCGGTCACCTCGGCGGAATTGTTGGCCTTGGCCGCCATCAAAGAGGGGAAATATGCCCAGGCCTTTCCGAGCTTTGGCCCGGAGAGGAGAGGGGCACCGGTGGTGGCCTTTTGTCGGATAAGTGATGAGAAAATTAAGGTTAGGTCCGTTATCTACCAACCCGATATCGTCTTGGTATTGGACCCTAGTATTCTGCGCTTGGTTGATGTTGCCAATGGTCTGAAAGCAGAAGGGATTTTGGTAACCAATACCCGGTTTTCTCCCGAAGAGATCAAGAAGGAGTTGGGAATACAGACGAGGTTGGCGACAGTGGATGCCACAAGGATTGCCAGGGAGGAGCTGGGGCTGCCCATCACCAATACTACCATGCTGGGGGCCTTGCTCAGGGCGGCGGAGGTGGCGGACAAGGGATCGATGATCGAGCCCTTACAAGAGAGATTTGGAAGGTTGGCCGAGAAAAACATCAAGGCCCTTGAGAGGGCCTACAATGAAACCAAGATATTGGAATAAGGGGGACAGAAGTGGCTAAGCCAGAGGACGAAATCACCTGGAGGGACCTCAATGTAGGTTACGTAGTTGATGAACCAGGAAATGCCAGTATCTACCGCACCGGAGATTGGAGGTCGCAGCGGCCTGTGTACGATAAGGAACGATGCATTAAATGTGGCACCTGTTACATCTACTGTCCGGATATGGCCATCAAGATTTTAAAAGATGGGTATATTGAGCACGACCTCTATTACTGCAAAGGGTGCGGGATATGCGCTGAAGAGTGTCCTACAGGGGCCATCACCATGGTAGAGGAGGAAGAGTAAATGGCAACCAGGATAGGAATGGAGGTCTCCATTGCTGCGGCAGAGGCGGTGAAGCAGGCGAATGTAGATATCATTGCCGCATATCCTATAACCCCTCAGACCCACATTGTGGAACACCTCTCCGAGTTGGTGAACAATGGTGAGCTGGATGCTGAGTTTGTCCCTGTGGAGTCCGAGCACTCGGCCATGAGTGTATGCTCAGGCAGTTCAGCCGTCGGGGCCAGGACCTTTACCTGCACCAGCTCCCAAGGGTTGGCCTTGATGAGTGAGATCGTCTATGCTGTTTCGTCTCTCAGGCTACCCATGTTGATGATTCTGGCCAATAGATCCCTTAACAGCCCCTTGAGTATATGGAACGATCACTCCGACGTGATGTCCATCAGGGATTGTGGATGGATCCAGCTTTTTGTGGACAACGGACAAGAGGTCTATGACCACGTCTTTATCGGATTTCGGGTGGCCGAGGATAGAAATGTCCTGACCCCCTTTATCATAAACCTAGATGGCTTTGTCCTCACGCATGTTATTGAGCCCATTGAGATGCTGGATCAAAAGGTAGTGGATCGTTACCTACCCCCATATCAGCCCCTTTACCGCTTGCACCCAGATCATCCTGTGAGCATGGGTTGTTTCGGTCCTCCTGTCCTCTTCACCGAGGCTAAAAAGGCTCAGGATGAGGCCATGAACAAGACCATGCCGTACATTATCCAGGGATGGCAAGAGTTTGGAGATTTGACCGGGAGATACTATCACCCCGTAGAAACACACGAAACAGAGGAGGCCAAGATCATCGTTGTTACACAGGGGAGTCTGGGTGAGACGG
The sequence above is drawn from the Deltaproteobacteria bacterium genome and encodes:
- the dnaX gene encoding DNA polymerase III subunit gamma/tau, producing the protein MPYLVLARKWRPQIFEELVGQDHVTKTLQNAISTSRLAHAFLFTGPRGVGKTSAARILAKAVNCQQGPTPRPCNQCENCKEIANTNSIDVLEIDGASNTGVDNVRELRENVKYLPGKSKYKIYIIDEVHMLSTSAFNALLKTLEEPPPHVLFIFATTEPHKIPLTILSRCQRFDFKRVPLALIFEKLKEIAIAEGVRISDDTLMLIAREAEGSMRDAQSLLDQAISYGGEEVKGEDVLDLLGITDRKILFDISAAIIQGDAKTCLYLVDELYKIGYDLGQFCKDLLNHFRNLLVVKIEGGESPILNVPDHEANDLLDQAAGVGFEDLYRWFQILLKGEELMARSPFPKVVLEMTLVEMARLRSLLPAEEILSRVERLEGALSQGIEGAEGPPLGPVEQREGGRVKQENLQDTPTVQQMGRELGQEDLGQWEDFLKFLRGENPILASFLNQGRPVRLDDSSMEIGFARGSFALDRVSEPGTLKSLEEVSQRYFKKEVKVKITSIDPTGKANGDPNTLAQDEETDLTRHLKKEALANPVVKEVVEIFKGRIVGVKVKEGS
- a CDS encoding YbaB/EbfC family nucleoid-associated protein — protein: MSKGLGDLMKQAQKLQAKMMEVQEELATKTVETTAGGGMVTVVVNGKQQILSIKIDPEVVDRQEIEMLQDLIVAAMNEGIRRSQEMLAEEMKKITGGLAIPGLI
- the recR gene encoding recombination protein RecR produces the protein MSTYAPAVEALITELSKLPGIGKKTATRLAFHILRSSKEDAQALAGSILRVKERIGLCRICFNIAEGEVCSICSNHQRDHSLLCVVEEPNDLMAIEAAGIFRGVYHVLHGVISPLDGVGPRELKIEELLQRLKQGGVAEVILATNPTVEGDATSLYLAKVIKPFGIKVTRIAQGIPAGGDIEYVDGKTMSKSLDGRREM
- a CDS encoding pyruvate ferredoxin oxidoreductase subunit gamma, which gives rise to MIEIRLHGRGGQGAVTSAELLALAAIKEGKYAQAFPSFGPERRGAPVVAFCRISDEKIKVRSVIYQPDIVLVLDPSILRLVDVANGLKAEGILVTNTRFSPEEIKKELGIQTRLATVDATRIAREELGLPITNTTMLGALLRAAEVADKGSMIEPLQERFGRLAEKNIKALERAYNETKILE
- a CDS encoding 4Fe-4S binding protein; its protein translation is MAKPEDEITWRDLNVGYVVDEPGNASIYRTGDWRSQRPVYDKERCIKCGTCYIYCPDMAIKILKDGYIEHDLYYCKGCGICAEECPTGAITMVEEEE
- the porA gene encoding pyruvate ferredoxin oxidoreductase, translated to MATRIGMEVSIAAAEAVKQANVDIIAAYPITPQTHIVEHLSELVNNGELDAEFVPVESEHSAMSVCSGSSAVGARTFTCTSSQGLALMSEIVYAVSSLRLPMLMILANRSLNSPLSIWNDHSDVMSIRDCGWIQLFVDNGQEVYDHVFIGFRVAEDRNVLTPFIINLDGFVLTHVIEPIEMLDQKVVDRYLPPYQPLYRLHPDHPVSMGCFGPPVLFTEAKKAQDEAMNKTMPYIIQGWQEFGDLTGRYYHPVETHETEEAKIIVVTQGSLGETASIAIDTMREEDEPVGLVKIRLWRPFPFEEFEEAVKGAELLVVMDRAISYGGPGGPLAGEIRSALYHQERHPRVVNFIIGLGGRDVAPDDFAQMVQQAKARPGEWYEIYGVRE